In Gallaecimonas xiamenensis 3-C-1, one DNA window encodes the following:
- a CDS encoding ribose-phosphate pyrophosphokinase, which produces MPDIKLFAGNATPELAKKIAERLYIPLGDADVARFSDGEISVQINDHVRGLDVFIIQSTCAPTNDNLMELVVMVDALRRASAGRITAVIPYFGYARQDRRVRSARVPITAKVVADFLSNVGVDRVLTVDLHAEQIQGFFDVPVDNVFGTPVLLEHMKAQNFEKPVVVSPDIGGVVRARAVAKLLNDTDLAIIDKRRPRANEAQVMNIIGDVQGRDCIIVDDMIDTGGTLCKAAEALKNHGARSVFAYATHPVFSGSAPQNITSSVIDQVIVTDTVPLSAEMKACGKVTQLTLSGMLAEAIRRVSNEESISAMFE; this is translated from the coding sequence GTGCCTGACATCAAGCTTTTCGCTGGTAACGCCACCCCCGAACTGGCGAAAAAGATCGCCGAACGCCTCTATATCCCCCTCGGCGATGCCGACGTCGCCCGCTTTAGCGACGGCGAGATCAGCGTTCAAATCAACGACCACGTCCGTGGCCTGGATGTGTTTATCATCCAATCCACCTGCGCCCCCACCAACGACAACCTGATGGAACTGGTGGTGATGGTCGACGCCCTGCGCCGCGCCTCTGCCGGCCGCATCACCGCCGTTATCCCCTACTTCGGCTATGCCCGCCAGGACCGCCGCGTGCGTTCCGCCCGGGTGCCGATCACCGCTAAAGTGGTGGCCGACTTCCTGTCCAACGTCGGTGTGGACCGTGTTCTGACCGTTGATTTGCACGCCGAGCAGATCCAGGGCTTCTTCGATGTCCCGGTGGACAACGTCTTCGGTACCCCGGTACTGCTTGAGCACATGAAGGCCCAAAACTTCGAAAAACCCGTTGTGGTCAGCCCCGACATCGGCGGTGTGGTCCGCGCCCGCGCCGTGGCCAAGCTGCTCAACGACACCGATCTGGCCATCATCGACAAGCGTCGTCCCCGCGCCAACGAAGCCCAGGTGATGAACATCATCGGTGACGTACAAGGCCGCGACTGCATCATCGTCGACGACATGATCGACACCGGCGGCACCCTGTGCAAAGCCGCTGAAGCCCTGAAAAACCACGGTGCCCGCAGCGTCTTCGCCTACGCCACCCACCCGGTGTTCTCCGGCTCCGCCCCCCAGAACATCACCAGCTCCGTGATTGACCAGGTCATCGTCACCGACACCGTGCCCCTGTCCGCCGAGATGAAGGCCTGTGGCAAGGTAACCCAGCTGACCCTGTCAGGCATGCTGGCCGAAGCCATTCGCCGGGTCTCCAACGAAGAGTCCATCTCCGCCATGTTCGAGTAA
- a CDS encoding IucA/IucC family protein yields MTAYQQAAASCFFNALLREWPHWTLIRAPEPQFVIRQGASRLCLPCRHFSQSGRHLIGYPLQLDDKAVSFDQALAWLLDHPELRALTDAPRSDAFFARVGQSTAQLRHSLEAAKDKGIFTRDLDFIGAESALVVGHSIHPCPKARDGFSETDNARYSPEGGQSFPLCWYQVRQERLHQSAPAGIDRDRLLAELAPPVTAQQGYSLLPCHPFQHRLWQQDPALAPLLAKGDLIYLGEDDGQWRATSSVRAIWHPKHPWMLKFSLSVRLTNSLRHLQPAEFARGATLCEVLAAGPLADLERRYPDFALLREPLGLGILDDQGQLLPQTMVLWRDNPFRGQGAQQVEVLATLLQDDPDKGLSRLAQRLYQQVDPQNQALLWFALFLEKAVEPLLYAQAEHGLLFGAHQQNIVLALDQGLPAKAWFRDCQGTGFTGLAQTRYGHLQPGFAEASQNLLADQMGTKLFSYYLIINATFNVISSLAGSGLGAEDDYLWQLKAFLKRLKLRNLSDPQVLDYLLTSPELWAKGNFRCALQGINENTMADPLALYHPMDNPLIAL; encoded by the coding sequence ATGACTGCATACCAACAGGCCGCCGCCAGTTGCTTTTTCAATGCCCTACTGAGGGAATGGCCACATTGGACCCTGATCAGGGCCCCCGAGCCCCAATTTGTTATCCGCCAGGGCGCCAGCCGCCTTTGCCTGCCTTGTCGGCACTTCTCCCAAAGCGGCCGCCACCTTATCGGTTATCCCTTACAGCTGGATGACAAGGCGGTGTCCTTCGACCAGGCCCTGGCCTGGCTCCTTGACCACCCCGAACTGCGCGCCCTGACCGATGCCCCTCGCTCGGACGCTTTTTTTGCCCGGGTCGGCCAGAGCACGGCCCAGCTTCGCCATAGCCTGGAGGCGGCCAAAGACAAGGGGATCTTCACCCGGGACCTGGATTTTATCGGCGCAGAGTCGGCGCTGGTGGTGGGCCACTCCATCCACCCCTGCCCCAAGGCCAGGGACGGTTTTAGCGAAACAGACAACGCCCGCTATAGCCCGGAAGGGGGCCAATCCTTCCCCCTGTGCTGGTACCAGGTGCGCCAAGAACGGCTGCACCAGAGTGCCCCGGCCGGTATAGACCGGGACCGGCTGCTGGCAGAATTGGCCCCCCCTGTTACCGCCCAGCAGGGCTACAGCCTGCTTCCCTGCCACCCCTTCCAACACCGCCTTTGGCAGCAAGACCCTGCTCTGGCACCGCTGCTGGCCAAGGGCGACCTGATCTATCTGGGGGAAGACGACGGCCAATGGCGGGCCACCTCTTCGGTGCGGGCCATCTGGCACCCCAAGCATCCCTGGATGCTGAAGTTTTCCCTGTCGGTGCGCCTCACCAATTCCCTTCGCCACCTGCAACCGGCCGAGTTTGCCAGGGGCGCGACCCTTTGCGAGGTGCTGGCCGCCGGCCCCCTTGCCGACCTTGAGCGCCGTTACCCGGACTTTGCCCTGCTGCGCGAACCTTTGGGCCTTGGCATCCTGGATGACCAGGGCCAGTTGCTGCCGCAAACCATGGTGCTGTGGCGGGACAACCCCTTTCGCGGCCAAGGCGCCCAGCAGGTGGAAGTGCTGGCCACCCTGTTGCAGGACGACCCGGACAAGGGCCTGTCGCGCCTGGCCCAGCGCCTCTATCAGCAGGTCGATCCCCAAAACCAGGCACTGCTGTGGTTCGCCCTCTTTCTGGAAAAAGCGGTGGAGCCCCTGCTTTACGCCCAGGCCGAACACGGCCTGCTGTTCGGTGCCCACCAACAGAACATCGTGCTGGCCCTGGATCAAGGGCTGCCGGCCAAGGCCTGGTTCCGCGATTGCCAGGGCACCGGCTTTACCGGCTTGGCCCAGACCCGCTATGGCCACCTGCAGCCCGGCTTTGCCGAGGCCAGCCAGAACCTGCTGGCCGACCAAATGGGCACCAAGCTGTTCAGCTACTACCTGATCATCAACGCCACCTTCAACGTCATTTCCAGCCTGGCCGGCAGCGGCCTTGGCGCCGAAGACGACTACCTGTGGCAGCTCAAAGCCTTCTTGAAACGCCTGAAACTGCGCAACCTCAGCGATCCCCAGGTGCTGGACTACTTGCTGACCAGCCCAGAGCTCTGGGCCAAGGGCAATTTCCGCTGCGCCTTGCAGGGCATCAATGAAAACACCATGGCCGACCCCCTGGCCCTCTATCACCCCATGGACAACCCCCTGATCGCCCTATGA
- the lolB gene encoding lipoprotein insertase outer membrane protein LolB, protein MKKTLLLLLATLWLSACVSHPEGQWPAPNQPLERYAVRGKVAVLGPDSRDSANLYWQQKAADFKLQLTSFLGTQVLAMEGHPGKVSLTNDQGTFEDTDAQYLLFQLTGWGLPVDDFPHWLKGQSGERGLVMERDPLGRIQVLQSEGWTIKYSRWTREGGRYLPEVMDMTKDNIKIKLQIHQWQPL, encoded by the coding sequence ATGAAAAAGACATTGCTCCTGCTCCTGGCGACCCTTTGGCTCAGCGCCTGTGTCAGCCACCCCGAAGGCCAATGGCCGGCACCCAACCAGCCCCTGGAACGCTACGCCGTGCGCGGCAAGGTGGCGGTGCTGGGCCCCGACAGCCGGGACTCTGCCAACCTCTATTGGCAGCAAAAGGCAGCCGACTTCAAGTTGCAATTGACCAGCTTTTTGGGCACCCAGGTGCTTGCCATGGAAGGGCACCCAGGCAAGGTGAGCCTGACCAATGACCAGGGTACCTTCGAAGATACCGATGCCCAGTATCTGTTATTCCAATTGACCGGCTGGGGCCTGCCGGTAGACGACTTCCCCCATTGGCTCAAGGGCCAGAGCGGCGAGCGGGGCCTGGTGATGGAACGGGACCCCTTGGGCCGCATCCAGGTGCTGCAGAGCGAAGGCTGGACCATCAAATACAGCCGCTGGACCCGCGAAGGGGGCCGCTACCTCCCCGAAGTCATGGACATGACCAAAGACAACATCAAGATCAAACTGCAAATCCACCAATGGCAACCACTTTAA
- a CDS encoding MFS transporter — MTGMPSKAKQERWQPASAVLLTGLAQSALLSCLPWLMDRSGLGATAWSWLLGGSLWGMMLMAPLWGKWLDRRGAALGLWLSFSGFTLALALLLLALGMVPGSLAMVGLLLVSRLVHSLFMAGVFPSAQYLQLQGLAPERWRGALARLSALSQLGRLLGPALVAAFAWWWPPLALLLVLLASMLLAAALWRRQRLQSKGTDAKESAAPWAPALPLYLLALVITTALGQVQFLLGPLLQQGLGLSPEGASSLMGAYLALAALVAALVGLGLVPRLGSSGQLALGVLCLSLGGAWLGWSSPQQGFWGPLALLSAGLALTSPWYGVKLRERWPRAQGRVAGRLSSLHTLGYGLGMVSGGWLLQKTPQTPLLGLALLGPLLLALLAWQAWLDKKSRA; from the coding sequence ATGACGGGAATGCCTAGCAAGGCTAAGCAGGAACGCTGGCAGCCCGCGTCGGCCGTGCTGTTGACCGGCCTGGCGCAATCGGCGCTGCTAAGCTGCCTGCCCTGGCTGATGGACCGCAGTGGCCTGGGAGCGACGGCCTGGTCCTGGCTGCTGGGGGGGAGCCTGTGGGGCATGATGTTGATGGCCCCCCTTTGGGGAAAGTGGCTGGACCGCCGTGGCGCCGCCTTGGGACTGTGGCTGAGTTTCAGCGGTTTTACCCTGGCTTTGGCCTTATTGCTGCTGGCCCTGGGCATGGTGCCCGGCAGCCTGGCCATGGTGGGGTTATTGCTGGTGTCGCGGCTGGTGCACAGCCTCTTTATGGCGGGGGTGTTCCCCAGTGCCCAGTACCTGCAGTTGCAAGGGCTGGCGCCGGAACGTTGGCGCGGCGCCCTGGCGCGGTTGTCGGCCCTTAGCCAACTGGGCAGGTTGTTGGGGCCTGCTTTGGTGGCGGCTTTTGCCTGGTGGTGGCCGCCTTTGGCCCTGCTGCTGGTGCTGCTGGCCTCAATGCTGCTGGCCGCCGCCCTTTGGCGCCGACAGCGCCTGCAAAGTAAGGGGACGGACGCCAAGGAGAGTGCGGCGCCCTGGGCCCCGGCCTTGCCCCTTTATCTGTTGGCGCTGGTGATCACCACCGCCCTTGGCCAGGTGCAGTTCTTGCTCGGGCCCCTGTTACAACAGGGCCTGGGGTTAAGCCCAGAAGGGGCGTCCAGCCTGATGGGGGCCTACCTGGCCCTGGCCGCCCTGGTGGCGGCCCTGGTGGGGTTGGGTTTGGTGCCAAGGCTTGGCAGTAGCGGCCAGCTGGCCCTGGGGGTGCTGTGCCTGAGCCTGGGGGGCGCCTGGCTTGGCTGGAGCAGTCCACAACAAGGCTTTTGGGGACCTTTGGCGCTGCTGTCGGCCGGGCTGGCGCTGACCAGCCCCTGGTATGGGGTTAAATTGCGTGAACGCTGGCCCAGGGCTCAGGGCCGGGTGGCGGGCAGGCTGTCGAGCCTGCATACCCTGGGCTATGGCCTGGGTATGGTCAGTGGCGGTTGGTTGCTGCAAAAGACGCCGCAAACCCCCTTGCTGGGGCTGGCATTGCTGGGGCCGCTGCTGCTGGCGCTGTTGGCCTGGCAGGCCTGGTTGGATAAAAAAAGCCGCGCTTGA
- the prmC gene encoding peptide chain release factor N(5)-glutamine methyltransferase, producing MTLLEALKWGRAALAGGESPDIDAQLLLMQAAKVSRTTLLAFGERPLAPQAQAQFEGYIARRQNGEPVAHILGEQEFYGLALEVNPHTLIPRPDTETLVDLALALPEAPLRFLDLGTGTGAIAIAISHHRPAWQGVAVDAIAEAAALAGRNVQRHQAKVEVCQGSWFMPVRGQRFGLIVSNPPYIDPVDPHLGQGDVRFEPLSALIAEEAGLADLRYLVEQAPAYLESPGWLMLEHGYDQGAAVRQLMSERGFELVRSERDLGGQERVTLGQWQDK from the coding sequence ATGACGTTGCTGGAGGCCCTCAAGTGGGGCAGGGCGGCCCTGGCCGGGGGCGAGTCCCCGGATATCGATGCCCAACTGCTGCTGATGCAGGCCGCCAAGGTCAGCCGTACCACCTTGCTGGCCTTTGGGGAAAGGCCCTTGGCGCCCCAGGCCCAGGCCCAGTTCGAAGGCTATATCGCCCGGCGCCAAAACGGCGAGCCGGTGGCCCATATCCTGGGGGAACAGGAATTTTACGGCCTGGCCCTGGAGGTCAACCCCCATACCCTGATCCCAAGGCCCGACACCGAAACCCTGGTGGACCTGGCCCTGGCCCTGCCAGAGGCGCCCCTGCGCTTTTTGGACCTGGGCACCGGTACCGGTGCCATTGCCATTGCCATCAGTCACCACAGGCCGGCCTGGCAAGGGGTGGCGGTGGACGCCATCGCCGAAGCGGCGGCCCTGGCCGGGCGCAACGTCCAGCGCCACCAGGCCAAGGTCGAGGTGTGCCAGGGCAGCTGGTTTATGCCGGTGCGGGGCCAGCGTTTTGGCCTTATCGTCTCCAATCCCCCCTATATCGATCCGGTGGACCCCCACCTTGGCCAGGGGGACGTTCGCTTTGAGCCCCTGTCGGCGCTGATCGCCGAAGAGGCGGGCCTGGCCGACCTTCGCTACCTGGTGGAGCAAGCCCCCGCTTACCTTGAAAGCCCCGGCTGGCTGATGCTCGAGCACGGCTACGACCAGGGGGCGGCGGTGCGCCAGCTGATGAGCGAACGGGGTTTTGAGCTGGTGCGCTCCGAGCGGGATCTGGGCGGCCAGGAGCGGGTGACCCTGGGCCAGTGGCAAGACAAGTAG
- the ispE gene encoding 4-(cytidine 5'-diphospho)-2-C-methyl-D-erythritol kinase gives MATTLSLPAPAKLNLFLFITGRRPNGYHDLQTLFQFVDFGDELHFSPRSDGQIQLLTDFAGVPPEDNLIVKAARLLQQKTGCSQGADIRIDKRLPMGGGLGGGSSNAATTLVGLNRLWGTEVDLDTLARWGLTLGADVPIFVRGKAAYAEGVGEIFTDADPAQPWYLVVVPPASVNTGLVFQSPDLKRDTPVRPITAIQPSEWANDCEPTVFKHYPVIEKVFSWLLEYAPARMTGTGCCVFAQFDSQVAAVAAQALLPPQWQGFVAKGVNRSPLHERLAVCA, from the coding sequence ATGGCAACCACTTTAAGCCTGCCGGCCCCGGCCAAACTGAACCTGTTCCTGTTCATTACGGGCCGCCGCCCCAATGGCTACCACGATCTCCAGACCCTGTTCCAATTCGTCGACTTCGGTGACGAATTGCATTTCTCCCCCCGCAGCGACGGCCAAATCCAATTGCTTACCGACTTTGCAGGTGTGCCCCCCGAGGACAACCTGATCGTCAAGGCCGCCAGGCTGTTGCAGCAAAAGACCGGTTGCAGCCAGGGGGCCGATATCCGCATCGACAAGCGCCTGCCCATGGGCGGCGGCCTGGGGGGCGGTTCATCCAACGCCGCCACCACCCTGGTGGGCCTTAACCGGCTCTGGGGCACCGAGGTGGATCTGGACACCCTGGCCCGGTGGGGATTAACCCTGGGGGCGGATGTCCCGATTTTTGTACGGGGCAAGGCCGCCTACGCCGAAGGGGTGGGGGAAATTTTCACTGACGCCGACCCGGCCCAGCCCTGGTACCTGGTGGTAGTGCCGCCAGCCTCGGTCAACACTGGCCTGGTGTTCCAGTCACCTGATTTAAAAAGGGATACCCCGGTACGCCCGATCACCGCGATCCAGCCCTCAGAATGGGCAAACGATTGCGAGCCGACGGTTTTTAAGCACTACCCCGTTATTGAAAAGGTTTTTTCGTGGTTGCTAGAATACGCGCCGGCAAGAATGACGGGGACCGGCTGCTGCGTTTTTGCGCAGTTCGACTCACAAGTCGCCGCCGTAGCCGCCCAAGCTCTGCTGCCGCCCCAGTGGCAGGGCTTTGTCGCCAAGGGTGTGAACCGCTCACCTCTCCATGAGCGGCTTGCAGTCTGCGCCTGA
- a CDS encoding GNAT family N-acetyltransferase, with translation MTKTLHLSAPLGATELDQLFARQDIDALTLAAETASLPAHQLWQPHPQGALLHRSTFYQWREPWLAETLLPLAPQQLTQTGGIRHPLRPRDPTGVLYQRFIPSLERQLTLRLVDINEDGERFHRWQNDPRVAAFWEYPFGRDALDQYLAERLADPHCTPLIGCFDGVPFGYFECYWVREDRLGPYCDAGLFDQGFHCLVGELDFLGRDNTQAWLNGLSHFLFLREPRCQTLFGEPRADNTAMLKYLQWTSWQKRHEFDFPHKRAALLSCDRESFFLETRL, from the coding sequence ATGACCAAGACCCTACACCTGAGCGCCCCCCTGGGCGCCACCGAGCTCGACCAACTCTTTGCCCGCCAGGACATCGACGCCCTGACCCTGGCCGCAGAGACCGCCAGCCTGCCGGCCCACCAACTGTGGCAGCCCCACCCCCAAGGTGCCCTGTTGCACCGCAGCACCTTTTACCAGTGGCGCGAGCCCTGGCTGGCCGAGACGCTGCTGCCCCTGGCGCCACAGCAGCTGACCCAGACCGGTGGCATCCGCCACCCCCTGCGCCCCCGGGACCCTACAGGGGTGCTCTACCAGCGCTTTATCCCAAGCCTGGAGCGGCAGCTGACCCTGCGCCTGGTGGATATCAATGAGGACGGTGAGCGCTTTCACCGCTGGCAAAACGACCCCAGGGTGGCGGCCTTCTGGGAGTACCCTTTTGGCCGTGACGCCCTGGACCAATACCTGGCCGAGCGCCTGGCCGATCCCCATTGCACCCCCCTTATCGGCTGCTTTGACGGCGTCCCCTTTGGCTACTTCGAATGCTACTGGGTGCGGGAAGACCGGCTGGGGCCTTATTGTGACGCCGGCCTTTTCGACCAGGGTTTTCACTGCCTGGTAGGGGAACTGGACTTCCTGGGCCGGGACAACACCCAGGCCTGGCTCAATGGCCTGAGCCATTTTCTGTTCCTGCGCGAGCCGCGCTGCCAGACCCTGTTTGGCGAGCCCAGGGCCGACAACACCGCCATGCTCAAATACCTGCAATGGACCAGTTGGCAAAAGCGCCACGAGTTTGACTTCCCCCACAAGCGCGCCGCCCTGTTGAGCTGCGACAGGGAAAGCTTTTTCCTGGAGACCCGGCTATGA
- the prfA gene encoding peptide chain release factor 1, producing the protein MNPSILAKLESLQERFQEVQALLSDPAVIGDQKRFQALSKEFGQLEEVTGCFGRYQGAQADLEVAQEMLAGDDAEMRELAQEEVAGAKAQIETLAQELQILLLPKDPNDERNIYLEIRAGAGGDEAAIFAGDLFRMYSRYCEARRWRVEVVSANEGEHGGFKEVIALVSGDGVYGRFKFESGGHRVQRVPATESQGRIHTSACTVAILPEVPEAEAVNISTADLRIDTFRASGAGGQHVNRTDSAVRITHLPTGVVVECQEERSQHKNKAKALSVLASRIQAMEDEKRRLSEEATRRSLVGSGDRSERIRTYNYPQGRVTDHRINLTLYRLDEVMEGSLDALIDPIVQEHQADQLAALAQGQA; encoded by the coding sequence ATGAACCCATCGATACTGGCGAAACTGGAAAGCCTGCAAGAACGTTTCCAAGAAGTGCAGGCCCTGTTGTCCGACCCCGCCGTGATTGGCGATCAAAAGCGCTTCCAGGCCCTGTCCAAGGAATTTGGCCAACTCGAAGAAGTCACCGGCTGTTTTGGCCGCTACCAAGGGGCCCAGGCCGACCTTGAGGTGGCCCAGGAAATGCTGGCCGGCGACGACGCCGAGATGCGCGAACTGGCCCAGGAAGAGGTGGCCGGTGCCAAGGCCCAGATAGAAACCCTGGCCCAAGAGCTGCAAATTCTGCTGCTGCCCAAGGATCCCAACGACGAGCGCAATATCTACCTGGAGATCCGCGCCGGGGCCGGTGGCGATGAAGCCGCCATCTTCGCCGGCGACCTGTTTCGCATGTACAGCCGTTACTGCGAGGCCCGCCGCTGGCGGGTGGAAGTGGTGTCCGCCAACGAAGGGGAGCACGGCGGCTTCAAGGAAGTCATCGCCCTGGTCAGCGGCGACGGCGTCTATGGCCGCTTCAAGTTCGAGTCCGGCGGCCACCGGGTACAAAGGGTGCCCGCCACCGAATCCCAGGGCCGTATCCATACCTCTGCCTGCACCGTGGCCATACTGCCGGAAGTGCCCGAGGCCGAAGCGGTCAACATCAGCACCGCTGACCTGCGTATCGACACCTTCCGCGCCTCCGGTGCCGGTGGCCAGCACGTTAACCGTACTGACTCGGCGGTGCGCATCACCCACCTCCCCACCGGAGTGGTGGTGGAGTGCCAGGAAGAACGTTCCCAGCATAAAAACAAGGCTAAGGCCCTGTCGGTGCTGGCCTCCCGTATCCAGGCCATGGAAGACGAAAAGCGCCGCCTGTCTGAAGAAGCCACCCGCCGCTCTCTGGTGGGCTCCGGGGATCGCTCCGAGCGTATCCGCACCTACAACTATCCCCAGGGCAGGGTGACCGACCACCGTATCAACCTTACCCTCTATCGCCTGGACGAGGTGATGGAAGGGAGCCTGGACGCCCTGATTGACCCCATAGTTCAGGAACACCAGGCCGACCAACTGGCGGCCCTGGCCCAGGGCCAGGCATGA
- the hemA gene encoding glutamyl-tRNA reductase has product MTLLAIGLNHKTAPVALREKVAFGPDSLPRALAELPGLPGTSEAVVLSTCNRTEIYCQSDDSEVVRKWLANFHALPDAELSPHLYIHQGDDAISHLLRVACGLDSMVLGEPQILGQLKQAYSQARQAGTVSQLLDKLFQHGFKVAKEVRTKTEIGASAVSVAFAAVSLAKHIFPALDDTQVLLIGAGETIELVATHLKEQGVDKLMVANRTLARAEDLATKVNARAMTLEALPDNLHEADIVIGSTASPLPIIGKGMVERALKKRRHKPMFFVDLAVPRDIESEVGELNDAFLYSVDDLQQIIDENRAKREAAAQDAEVMVLEQVAAFINWIKSLSAVDHIRDYRNQADAIRQDLLQKAQAQLQAGGDPTLIMERLASQLTNRLIHAPTKALSEAGSQGDLQRLDAIAGVLGLSAREKA; this is encoded by the coding sequence ATGACCTTGCTGGCTATTGGCCTGAACCATAAAACCGCCCCTGTGGCGCTGCGTGAGAAAGTCGCCTTCGGGCCCGACAGCCTGCCGCGTGCCTTGGCGGAATTGCCGGGGTTGCCGGGCACCAGCGAAGCCGTGGTGCTGTCCACCTGCAACCGTACCGAGATCTACTGCCAGAGCGATGACAGCGAGGTGGTCCGCAAGTGGCTGGCCAACTTCCATGCCTTGCCCGATGCCGAACTGAGCCCCCATCTCTATATCCACCAGGGCGATGACGCCATCAGCCATCTGTTGCGGGTGGCCTGCGGCCTCGACTCCATGGTGCTGGGGGAGCCGCAGATCCTTGGCCAGCTCAAGCAGGCCTACAGCCAGGCCCGCCAGGCCGGCACCGTCAGCCAGCTGCTGGACAAGCTGTTCCAGCATGGCTTCAAGGTGGCCAAAGAGGTGCGCACCAAGACCGAGATCGGCGCCAGTGCCGTGTCGGTGGCCTTTGCTGCCGTGTCCCTGGCCAAGCACATATTCCCGGCCCTGGACGACACCCAGGTGCTGCTGATCGGCGCCGGCGAGACCATAGAGTTGGTGGCCACCCACCTCAAGGAGCAGGGGGTGGACAAGCTGATGGTGGCCAACCGCACCCTGGCCCGGGCCGAAGATCTGGCCACCAAGGTCAATGCCAGGGCCATGACCCTCGAAGCCCTGCCCGATAACCTCCACGAGGCCGATATCGTGATCGGTTCCACCGCCAGCCCCTTGCCCATCATCGGCAAGGGCATGGTTGAGAGGGCCCTGAAAAAGCGCCGCCACAAACCCATGTTCTTCGTGGACCTGGCGGTGCCAAGGGATATCGAAAGCGAAGTGGGTGAGCTCAACGACGCCTTTTTGTACAGCGTCGATGACCTGCAGCAGATCATCGACGAGAACCGCGCCAAGCGCGAAGCCGCCGCCCAGGACGCCGAAGTGATGGTGCTGGAGCAGGTGGCGGCCTTTATTAACTGGATCAAGAGCCTGTCGGCGGTGGACCATATCCGCGACTACCGTAACCAGGCTGACGCCATCCGCCAGGACCTGCTGCAAAAGGCCCAGGCCCAGTTGCAGGCCGGCGGCGATCCCACCCTTATCATGGAAAGGCTGGCCAGCCAGCTGACCAACAGATTGATCCACGCGCCGACCAAGGCCCTGTCCGAGGCCGGCAGCCAAGGTGATCTGCAACGGCTGGATGCCATTGCCGGCGTGCTCGGCCTGAGCGCAAGAGAGAAAGCATGA
- a CDS encoding SirB2 family protein, whose protein sequence is MALLYPALKHLHLLAIFGSLFLLSLRFIMDLRGRDWRQKKVLRILPRAFDSLLLLTAIGLCVLLSSYPFQSPWVTEKLFGLLAYVLLGVIALQRHRSKLMRFFALGGAYGWVVYNAKLAISKMPMVF, encoded by the coding sequence ATGGCCCTTCTGTACCCTGCTTTGAAACACCTGCACCTGCTGGCCATATTCGGCAGCCTGTTCCTGCTTAGCCTGCGGTTCATCATGGACCTGCGCGGCCGCGACTGGCGCCAGAAAAAGGTGCTGCGCATCCTGCCGCGCGCCTTTGACAGCCTGCTGCTGCTCACCGCCATCGGCCTTTGCGTGCTGCTGTCGAGCTATCCCTTCCAGAGCCCCTGGGTAACCGAGAAGCTGTTCGGCCTGTTGGCCTATGTGCTGTTGGGGGTCATAGCCCTGCAGCGCCACCGCAGCAAATTGATGCGTTTTTTCGCCCTGGGCGGGGCCTACGGCTGGGTGGTCTATAACGCCAAGCTGGCCATCAGCAAGATGCCCATGGTGTTCTGA